A DNA window from Gemmatimonadaceae bacterium contains the following coding sequences:
- a CDS encoding efflux RND transporter permease subunit encodes MSLTSLFVRRPVMTTLLMIGILVFGIVSYRKLPVSDLPTVDYPTISVDANLPGASPETMAATVATPLEKAFSAIAGIDEITSSSSLGRTNITLQFALDRSVEAAAQDVNAAIGKTLPFLPSTILPPNYHKQNPSAAPILNIALTSNVLPMTDVDEYAETTIAQRLSMIEGVAQVNVWGSAKYAVRVQVDPDQLASRNVGVSQVANAIRNNNVMLPTGVLYGKTHTYTVQATGQMNDADEFRRLIVSYKNGAPVRLGDVANVLDDIQNNKSASWYENERSINLMVQRQPGTNTVEVASRVKEALGDIERGLPPTLKVHVQYDRSISIQNAVRDVKFSLLVALVLVVAVIFLFLRSAVATLIPSLTLPLAIIGTFSVMYALDFSVDNLSLMALTLAVGFIVDDAIVMLENIIRHIEMGKQPMQAALDGAHEVGFTVLSMCLSLSAVFLPLMFMGGIIGRLFREFAITIAVAILVSGLVALTLTPMLCSRLLRARDDEPRHGSLFNLSERGFEALRRGYERSLEWVMRHRPLTLVFSALILALTGVLWTVIPKGLFPPDDTGSLNATAEAAQGTTFTEMLRFGKLASTKLATDSNVASYTMNVGSMGPSNQVQFNITLKPAGTRPAADSMVHELTKVMSGIPGLQIFVTNPPSIRIGGRGTKTLYQYTLRGPDITQLYSEGNKLMARLQEMPTLSGVTSDLLNRSPILRIHIDRERAAALGVTPTGIEQALANAYNQQQVSTIFMPTNQYLVVMETVPSAQLDASALEHFFVPAPNGKQVQLTDVSWLEQTTGPLSVAHSGQMASMTISFNLAPGVSLGAATDEVSRVARQTLPATITGGFAGTAAAFQDSQQGMGLLLLITIFIIYIILGILYESFIHPVTILTGLPFAAFGALLALWLAHVELGVYGYVGIIMLIGIVEKNAIMMIDFALERQRTERIPPAKAIVEAASVRFRPIMMTTVSAIVGTLPIAIGVGTSAASRRPLGVAVVGGLAFSQIVTLYVTPVFYSYFDEIQAWIGRRARRAVGAVGTAEPVPAAGD; translated from the coding sequence AGCAGTCTAGGTAGGACGAACATCACGCTGCAGTTCGCCCTCGACCGAAGCGTCGAGGCCGCGGCGCAGGACGTGAACGCGGCCATCGGGAAGACGCTGCCGTTTCTTCCGTCGACGATCCTGCCGCCCAACTACCACAAGCAGAATCCGTCGGCGGCGCCGATCCTGAACATCGCGCTCACGTCCAACGTGCTGCCGATGACGGACGTGGACGAGTACGCGGAGACGACGATCGCGCAGCGGCTCTCGATGATCGAGGGTGTGGCCCAGGTGAACGTCTGGGGCTCGGCGAAATACGCCGTGCGCGTGCAGGTGGATCCCGACCAATTGGCGAGCCGCAACGTCGGCGTATCGCAGGTCGCCAACGCGATCCGCAACAACAACGTGATGCTGCCGACGGGCGTGCTCTACGGAAAGACGCACACCTACACCGTGCAGGCGACGGGGCAGATGAATGACGCCGACGAGTTCCGGCGCCTCATCGTGTCCTACAAGAACGGCGCGCCGGTGCGACTCGGCGACGTCGCCAACGTTCTCGACGACATCCAGAACAACAAGTCCGCCAGCTGGTACGAGAACGAGCGCTCGATCAACCTGATGGTGCAGCGGCAGCCGGGGACGAACACCGTCGAAGTGGCGAGCCGGGTGAAGGAAGCGCTGGGCGACATCGAGCGCGGTCTTCCGCCGACGCTCAAGGTCCACGTGCAGTACGACCGCTCGATCTCCATCCAGAACGCCGTCCGCGACGTGAAGTTCTCCCTGCTCGTCGCGCTCGTGCTCGTGGTCGCGGTCATCTTCCTATTCCTGCGCAGCGCGGTCGCGACGCTGATCCCCAGCCTGACGCTCCCGCTGGCGATCATCGGCACGTTCTCGGTGATGTACGCGCTCGACTTCAGCGTCGACAACCTGTCGCTGATGGCGCTCACGCTCGCCGTCGGCTTCATCGTGGACGACGCGATCGTGATGCTCGAGAACATCATCCGGCACATCGAGATGGGAAAGCAGCCGATGCAAGCGGCGCTCGACGGCGCGCACGAAGTCGGCTTCACCGTGTTGTCGATGTGTCTCTCGCTGTCGGCGGTGTTTTTGCCGCTGATGTTCATGGGCGGCATCATCGGACGGCTGTTCCGAGAGTTCGCGATCACGATCGCGGTGGCGATTCTCGTCTCCGGACTCGTCGCGCTCACGTTGACGCCCATGCTGTGCAGCCGCCTGCTGCGCGCGCGCGACGACGAGCCGCGTCACGGAAGCCTCTTCAATCTGAGCGAGCGCGGCTTCGAGGCGCTGCGCCGCGGCTACGAGCGGAGCCTCGAGTGGGTGATGCGGCATCGGCCGCTCACGCTCGTGTTCTCGGCGCTCATTCTCGCGCTCACGGGCGTGCTCTGGACGGTGATCCCGAAAGGGTTGTTCCCGCCGGACGACACCGGATCGCTCAACGCGACCGCCGAGGCGGCCCAGGGCACGACGTTCACGGAAATGCTGCGCTTCGGCAAGCTCGCGAGCACGAAGTTGGCCACCGACTCGAACGTCGCATCGTACACGATGAACGTGGGGAGCATGGGGCCGTCGAACCAGGTGCAGTTCAACATCACGCTCAAGCCTGCGGGCACGCGGCCGGCCGCGGATTCGATGGTGCACGAGCTGACGAAGGTGATGTCCGGGATCCCTGGGCTTCAGATCTTCGTCACGAACCCGCCGTCGATCCGCATCGGCGGCCGCGGCACCAAGACGCTCTATCAGTACACGCTGCGCGGCCCCGACATCACGCAGCTCTATTCCGAAGGCAACAAGCTGATGGCGCGGTTGCAGGAGATGCCGACGTTGAGCGGCGTGACGTCCGATCTCTTGAATCGCAGCCCGATTCTTCGCATCCACATCGACCGCGAGCGCGCGGCGGCTCTTGGAGTCACGCCGACGGGAATCGAGCAGGCGCTCGCCAACGCGTACAACCAGCAGCAGGTCTCGACGATCTTCATGCCGACGAATCAGTACCTCGTCGTCATGGAGACGGTGCCGAGCGCGCAGCTCGACGCGAGCGCTTTGGAGCATTTCTTCGTCCCGGCGCCGAACGGAAAGCAGGTTCAGCTCACCGACGTGTCGTGGCTCGAGCAGACGACCGGCCCGCTCAGCGTGGCGCACTCGGGACAGATGGCGTCGATGACCATCTCGTTCAACCTGGCGCCGGGTGTGTCGCTGGGCGCCGCGACCGACGAGGTGAGTCGTGTCGCGCGTCAAACGTTGCCGGCGACGATCACAGGGGGCTTCGCCGGGACGGCGGCCGCGTTCCAGGATTCGCAGCAGGGGATGGGACTGCTGCTCCTGATCACGATCTTCATCATCTACATCATTCTCGGGATCCTGTACGAGAGCTTCATCCATCCCGTGACGATTTTGACGGGACTGCCGTTCGCGGCGTTCGGAGCGCTGCTCGCGCTCTGGCTCGCGCACGTCGAATTGGGTGTGTACGGATATGTCGGCATCATCATGCTGATCGGCATCGTCGAAAAGAACGCGATCATGATGATCGACTTCGCGCTCGAGCGTCAGCGGACGGAGCGAATTCCGCCGGCCAAGGCGATCGTCGAGGCGGCGAGCGTTCGCTTCCGTCCGATCATGATGACGACGGTGTCGGCGATCGTCGGCACGCTCCCGATCGCGATCGGTGTCGGCACCAGCGCCGCCTCGCGTCGCCCGCTCGGCGTCGCGGTGGTGGGCGGGTTGGCATTCTCCCAGATCGTGACGCTCTACGTCACGCCCGTGTTCTATTCGTATTTCGATGAGATTCAGGCGTGGATCGGTCGGCGAGCAAGGCGGGCGGTTGGAGCGGTCGGTACGGCGGAGCCCGTGCCGGCGGCTGGAGACTAA
- a CDS encoding TolC family protein, which translates to MRLLIPTVALCATVGVAASAPGQQTRLTRAQAVRTALTRGTRIAVAAADTAVAAAQVVAAHVFPDPSFAASYSKAVPTQHYSLEIPLEFPWLRRPRSQSAAFELQAARVKFFLARATVGLDADTTYTRAIAAREHLALSRRNALDGDSLLHMVERRRAAGDASDMDVELARVNAGQQQNTAAGDSLTWISTLLDLQATLGYTSEDLEITAVDSLETPPEALPPAQATLSETAASLSLTAASLNSQAHRHSVFSAPTVSFGFEHGDPDQPGILPTFGLGLSLPIFNRQRGEILVAQAQRIKAEAELTQAQVEARNEIAHGKRERENALAKVARDRQLIVSADHVAAMSLVAYREGAASLPNVLEAQRSSRDVRAQYIDDLAAAWIATAELRVFSLTPSSQLLP; encoded by the coding sequence ATGCGCCTTCTGATTCCGACCGTGGCGCTCTGCGCGACCGTGGGTGTGGCCGCGAGTGCGCCCGGACAGCAAACCAGGCTCACACGCGCCCAAGCCGTGCGGACCGCGCTCACGCGTGGGACGCGGATCGCCGTTGCAGCGGCGGACACGGCTGTGGCGGCGGCGCAGGTTGTGGCCGCCCACGTCTTTCCCGATCCATCGTTCGCGGCGAGCTACAGCAAAGCCGTTCCGACGCAGCACTATTCGCTCGAAATCCCGCTGGAGTTTCCATGGTTGCGGCGTCCTCGCTCGCAGTCCGCCGCGTTCGAGCTCCAAGCGGCGCGCGTCAAGTTTTTTCTCGCTCGAGCTACGGTCGGACTCGACGCCGACACCACCTACACGCGCGCGATCGCCGCGCGCGAACACCTCGCGCTTTCGCGTCGCAACGCGCTGGATGGAGATAGCCTGCTGCACATGGTCGAGCGGCGGCGCGCGGCCGGCGACGCGAGCGACATGGACGTCGAACTGGCGCGGGTGAACGCCGGCCAGCAGCAGAATACGGCGGCGGGGGATTCGCTCACCTGGATCTCGACGCTGCTCGACCTTCAGGCGACGCTCGGCTACACCAGCGAGGACCTCGAGATCACGGCGGTCGACTCGCTGGAGACGCCCCCTGAAGCACTCCCACCCGCTCAAGCGACGCTCAGCGAGACCGCGGCGTCGCTGTCGCTCACGGCCGCCTCGCTCAACTCGCAGGCACACCGTCACTCCGTGTTCTCCGCGCCGACCGTCTCGTTCGGCTTCGAGCACGGCGATCCTGACCAGCCGGGGATTCTGCCGACGTTCGGTCTTGGCCTCTCGCTCCCGATCTTCAATCGCCAGCGCGGCGAAATCCTCGTGGCCCAAGCCCAGCGGATCAAAGCGGAGGCCGAGCTGACGCAGGCACAAGTCGAGGCGCGCAACGAGATCGCACACGGCAAGCGAGAACGTGAGAACGCGCTCGCGAAAGTCGCCCGCGACCGCCAGCTCATCGTCAGCGCGGATCACGTGGCGGCCATGTCGCTCGTGGCGTACCGCGAAGGAGCGGCGTCACTCCCCAACGTTCTCGAGGCGCAGCGGTCCTCGCGCGACGTTCGCGCGCAGTACATCGACGACCTCGCTGCGGCATGGATTGCGACGGCGGAGCTTCGCGTGTTTTCGCTCACCCCCAGCTCGCAGCTCCTCCCATGA
- a CDS encoding efflux RND transporter permease subunit, which translates to MNFTTLFIKRPVMTTLVMIGILVFGIVAYRQLPVSDLPNVDFPTVTVSATLPGTSPQTMAATVATPLEKQFSTIAGIDNMTSTSSLGQTQIVIQFALDRNIDAAAQDVQAAIAQTIRSLPQGIIPPSYQKTNPADAPILTLALTSTEVPLSTLDEFGETTLAQRLSMVGGVAQVLVYGAQKYAVRLQLDPGQLASRSIALEDVANAVIAQNVNMPTGVLYGPRTALTVQATGQLENADQFKDVIVAYRNGAPVHLEEIGRITDDVQNNKTASWYNGDRSIVLAIQRQPGTNTVDVASKVKAALGRLSAEIPPAVHVDTLYDRSATIKASVDDVTFTLELTLALVVLVIFLFLRNWSATIIPSLALPMSIIGTFSVMYLLHYSLDNLSLMALTLAVGFVVDDAIVMLENIVRHLEMGKTKMQAAVDGAAEVGFTILSMTFSLAAVFIPFLFMGGIIGKLFHEFAVTIGVAILVSGFVSLTLTPMLSSRFLKSDHGKEHGRLYQATERFYDAWLGLYERTLAWVMARRPLTLAFSAVILIATGYLFWSTPKGLFPTDDTGQLLATTEAAEGVSFDALVEHQQEVAAVITKDPDVLSVTSSVGTTAAANQGQLTIDLKPITERKRSADQIARDLTKAVVGVPAISVFIQNPPAISIGGLASKSLYQYTLQSGDINSLNTAARQMETRMRQLPGLVDVTSDLLIENPQVTVDINREQAGQLGVSASEIENTLYDAFGQRQVSTIYTSTNEYWVVMELLPEFQQDVDALGKLWVRSSRGPLVPLSTVAAFRYTVGPVTVNHSGQLPSVTVSFNLATGTSLGTALKAIQQTAADVLPNTVAANFSGIAQAFVTTQQGLVLLMLLAIFVIYVILGVLYESFIHPITILTGLPFAAFGALVTLILFGLDLDIYGFVGIIMLIGIVEKNAIMMIDFAIEAQRDKKRTPSEAILEAASVRFRPIMMTTMAALMGAVPIAVGWGAGASTRRPLGVAVVGGLAFSQLVTLYVTPVFYTYLDEWQQWFSRRKERSAVTVVGPAPEPAAGD; encoded by the coding sequence ATGAATTTCACGACGTTGTTCATTAAACGGCCTGTCATGACGACCTTGGTCATGATCGGCATTCTGGTTTTCGGCATCGTCGCGTACCGGCAGCTTCCGGTGAGCGACCTGCCGAACGTCGATTTCCCCACGGTGACGGTCAGCGCGACGCTGCCGGGGACGAGCCCGCAGACGATGGCGGCGACGGTCGCGACGCCGCTCGAGAAGCAGTTCTCGACGATCGCGGGCATCGACAACATGACGTCGACGTCGAGCCTCGGGCAGACGCAGATCGTCATCCAGTTCGCGCTCGACCGGAACATCGATGCGGCGGCGCAAGACGTTCAGGCGGCGATCGCGCAGACCATCCGCAGCTTACCGCAGGGTATCATCCCGCCGTCTTATCAGAAAACCAACCCGGCGGACGCGCCTATTCTCACCTTGGCGCTCACGTCGACCGAGGTGCCGCTCTCCACGCTCGACGAGTTCGGCGAGACTACGCTCGCTCAGCGGCTCTCGATGGTCGGCGGGGTCGCGCAGGTGCTGGTCTACGGCGCGCAGAAATACGCCGTGCGCCTCCAACTCGATCCCGGCCAGCTCGCGTCGCGCAGCATCGCGCTCGAGGACGTCGCCAACGCGGTCATCGCGCAAAACGTGAACATGCCGACCGGCGTGCTCTACGGGCCGCGGACGGCGCTCACGGTTCAGGCGACCGGGCAGCTCGAGAACGCCGACCAGTTCAAGGACGTGATCGTGGCGTATCGGAACGGCGCCCCGGTCCACCTCGAGGAAATCGGTCGCATCACGGACGACGTGCAGAACAACAAGACGGCGAGCTGGTACAACGGCGACCGTTCGATCGTGCTGGCGATCCAGCGGCAGCCCGGCACCAACACCGTAGACGTCGCGAGCAAGGTCAAGGCGGCGCTGGGGCGATTGTCGGCCGAGATTCCGCCGGCCGTGCACGTCGACACGCTCTACGATCGCTCGGCGACGATCAAAGCGTCGGTGGACGACGTCACGTTCACCCTCGAGCTCACGCTCGCGCTCGTCGTGCTCGTGATCTTCTTGTTCCTGCGGAACTGGTCGGCGACGATCATTCCGAGTCTCGCCCTGCCGATGTCGATCATCGGCACGTTCTCGGTGATGTATCTGCTGCACTACAGCCTGGACAACCTGTCGCTGATGGCGCTGACGCTCGCCGTGGGCTTCGTGGTCGACGACGCGATCGTGATGCTCGAGAACATCGTGCGGCATCTCGAGATGGGAAAAACGAAGATGCAGGCCGCCGTCGACGGCGCGGCCGAGGTCGGGTTCACGATCTTGTCGATGACGTTCTCACTGGCCGCGGTCTTCATCCCCTTCCTGTTCATGGGCGGGATCATCGGCAAGTTGTTCCACGAGTTCGCCGTGACGATCGGCGTCGCGATCCTGGTATCGGGGTTCGTGTCGCTGACGCTGACGCCGATGCTGTCGAGCCGCTTCCTCAAGTCGGATCACGGCAAAGAGCACGGCCGCCTTTACCAGGCGACCGAGCGCTTCTACGACGCGTGGCTCGGCCTATACGAGCGCACGCTCGCGTGGGTCATGGCGCGGCGCCCGCTCACGCTCGCGTTCTCCGCGGTGATCCTCATCGCCACGGGCTATCTGTTCTGGTCGACGCCCAAGGGCCTGTTCCCGACCGACGACACGGGGCAGTTGCTTGCCACCACCGAGGCGGCGGAAGGCGTGTCGTTCGACGCGCTCGTCGAGCACCAGCAGGAAGTGGCGGCGGTCATCACGAAAGATCCGGACGTACTGTCAGTCACGTCGTCGGTGGGCACAACCGCCGCGGCCAACCAGGGACAGCTGACGATCGATCTCAAGCCGATCACCGAGCGGAAGCGAAGCGCGGATCAGATCGCGCGCGACCTCACGAAGGCAGTGGTCGGCGTTCCCGCGATCAGCGTTTTCATTCAAAACCCGCCGGCCATCTCGATCGGCGGCCTCGCGTCCAAGAGCCTGTACCAGTACACGCTGCAAAGCGGCGACATCAACAGCCTGAATACGGCGGCGCGCCAGATGGAGACGCGCATGCGGCAGTTGCCCGGACTCGTGGACGTCACGAGCGACCTGTTGATCGAGAATCCGCAGGTGACCGTCGACATCAACCGGGAACAGGCCGGCCAGCTCGGCGTCTCGGCGAGCGAGATCGAGAACACGCTGTACGACGCGTTCGGCCAGCGCCAGGTGTCCACCATCTACACGTCCACGAACGAGTACTGGGTCGTCATGGAGCTCCTCCCGGAGTTCCAACAGGACGTGGACGCGCTGGGCAAGTTGTGGGTCCGATCGTCGCGGGGCCCGCTCGTTCCGCTCAGCACCGTGGCCGCCTTCCGCTACACCGTTGGACCGGTGACGGTGAACCACTCCGGCCAGCTTCCGTCGGTCACCGTGTCGTTCAATCTCGCCACAGGTACGTCGCTCGGTACCGCGCTCAAGGCGATCCAGCAAACGGCGGCTGACGTGCTGCCGAACACCGTGGCGGCGAACTTCTCCGGCATCGCGCAGGCGTTCGTCACGACGCAGCAGGGACTCGTGCTGCTGATGCTGCTGGCGATCTTCGTGATTTACGTGATCCTCGGCGTGCTGTACGAGAGTTTTATCCATCCGATCACGATCCTCACGGGACTGCCTTTTGCGGCCTTTGGCGCGCTGGTCACGCTGATACTCTTCGGTCTCGATCTCGACATCTACGGATTCGTCGGCATCATCATGTTGATCGGGATCGTGGAAAAGAACGCGATCATGATGATCGACTTCGCGATCGAGGCGCAGCGCGACAAAAAGCGCACGCCGTCGGAGGCGATCCTCGAAGCGGCGAGCGTGCGTTTTCGCCCGATCATGATGACGACGATGGCGGCGCTCATGGGCGCGGTGCCGATCGCGGTCGGCTGGGGCGCCGGCGCGTCGACGCGACGGCCGCTCGGCGTGGCGGTGGTGGGCGGGCTGGCGTTCTCGCAGCTGGTGACGCTGTACGTGACGCCGGTGTTCTACACGTACCTCGACGAGTGGCAGCAGTGGTTCTCGAGGCGGAAAGAGCGGAGCGCCGTGACGGTGGTGGGGCCAGCGCCGGAGCCGGCTGCGGGCGACTGA
- a CDS encoding type 1 glutamine amidotransferase domain-containing protein, whose translation MPRNDLIGKRIAIVATDGVEASELIDPRNALDKAGAKTLLVSPTQDKIRTWEHGNWSDDIPVDLPLSKCSADDFEALFLPGGVINADKLRVDVQAIQFVRRFFEVGKPVAAICHAPWLLIEANVVRNRTLTSWPSLQTDLRNAGADWVDREVATDMGLVTSRGPADIPAFSKKVVEEFEIGVRADQRLTTEDTQTPSRYPAPRNV comes from the coding sequence ATGCCCCGCAACGATCTCATCGGCAAACGCATTGCAATAGTGGCGACCGACGGCGTCGAGGCTTCCGAGCTGATCGATCCACGCAACGCACTCGACAAGGCCGGCGCCAAGACACTGCTCGTTTCGCCGACTCAAGACAAGATCCGAACTTGGGAGCACGGGAATTGGAGCGACGACATCCCGGTCGATCTGCCGCTCTCCAAGTGCAGCGCCGACGACTTCGAGGCTCTGTTCCTCCCGGGCGGGGTGATCAACGCCGACAAGCTTCGGGTCGACGTGCAAGCCATTCAGTTCGTCCGGCGCTTCTTCGAGGTCGGCAAACCCGTCGCCGCCATCTGCCACGCTCCGTGGCTGCTGATCGAGGCAAACGTCGTTCGAAATCGCACGCTCACGTCTTGGCCGTCGCTGCAGACGGATCTCCGCAACGCGGGCGCCGACTGGGTAGACCGTGAGGTCGCGACGGATATGGGGCTGGTGACCAGCCGCGGGCCGGCGGACATCCCGGCATTCAGCAAGAAAGTGGTCGAGGAGTTCGAGATTGGAGTCCGCGCCGATCAACGATTGACGACCGAAGACACTCAGACGCCCAGCCGGTATCCGGCTCCGCGCAACGTATGA
- a CDS encoding response regulator transcription factor, with protein sequence MRILLVEDDPQLASVLESGLTEHGFHIARESSADAGRSRAVLGAFDVIILDVMLPGGNGFDLCRTLRERGVGTPVLMLTAKDTVDDRVQGLESGADDYLTKPFAFRELVARLRALARRPPTPIPERTSIADLEIDLGAHRVRRGGRDIELTAKEFALLEFLVRHHDQVVDRAAITAHVWDENHDPFTNVLEVLVRRLRRKIDDGFDLKLIHTLRGAGYRLGV encoded by the coding sequence ATGCGAATTCTGTTGGTCGAGGACGATCCGCAGCTCGCCTCCGTACTCGAGAGCGGGCTCACGGAGCACGGATTTCACATCGCGCGCGAAAGCTCGGCCGACGCCGGTCGGTCGCGCGCGGTACTCGGCGCATTCGACGTCATCATTCTCGACGTGATGCTCCCGGGCGGGAACGGGTTCGACCTCTGCCGCACGCTGCGCGAGCGAGGAGTCGGCACACCGGTTCTCATGCTCACCGCCAAGGACACCGTCGACGATCGCGTGCAGGGACTGGAGTCCGGGGCCGACGACTACCTCACGAAGCCCTTCGCATTCCGGGAGCTCGTCGCGCGTCTTCGGGCGCTCGCCCGACGTCCACCCACGCCGATCCCCGAGCGCACGTCGATCGCCGATTTGGAGATCGACCTCGGCGCACACCGCGTGCGGCGCGGCGGCCGAGACATCGAGCTCACCGCGAAGGAGTTTGCGCTACTCGAGTTTCTCGTGCGGCACCACGACCAAGTCGTGGATCGCGCGGCGATCACCGCGCACGTCTGGGACGAGAACCACGATCCGTTCACCAACGTGCTCGAGGTGCTCGTCAGACGGCTGCGACGCAAAATCGACGACGGATTCGACCTGAAGCTGATTCATACGTTGCGCGGAGCCGGATACCGGCTGGGCGTCTGA
- a CDS encoding ATP-binding protein produces the protein MSRAVYRAVSVRQSLRRLRLRLTIWYAGTFLVILALLGIGIFATITARFDRDLDSSLIDATKQLSLLARERGVAAAVDALRIPDRRLAIADTTGRTIVGEALEPWLQRLVQSAAHAGARGENHQERDRILRAQAAPFRLDDGRAFVAVSVADEIELEDRYMALIAELAAAGVIAAVLVAIGGWIVAGQSTAPVERAIDQMRRFMADAAHELRTPLTVVRSRAEVALQRSRSADDYADALRGIERETIRLGRIVEDLLTLARADAGQRPIERERVFLDDAALDAADAARVIAERKGVRLEVSDFEESPVVGDAALLRQLGLILLDNAVKFTPPGGVVRIAVRVANGAPTIVVSDTGVGIGPDELPRIFERFYRGDPSRTRSDGGTTEGAGLGLSIAKWIAEEHRAEILVLSRIGVGTEMKVEFPTTNGAGDRGHSAGRLEPESTAARSKSDV, from the coding sequence GTGAGTCGCGCCGTCTATCGAGCGGTATCAGTGCGGCAATCGCTTCGCCGGCTCCGTCTTCGGCTCACGATCTGGTACGCCGGAACGTTTCTCGTCATCCTGGCACTGCTCGGTATCGGCATATTCGCGACGATTACCGCCCGATTCGACCGCGACCTCGACTCGTCGCTGATCGACGCGACGAAACAGCTGTCGCTGCTCGCTCGTGAGCGCGGCGTCGCGGCCGCCGTCGACGCGCTGCGAATTCCCGATCGGCGGCTCGCGATTGCCGACACGACAGGACGAACGATCGTCGGCGAGGCACTCGAGCCGTGGCTTCAGCGTCTTGTTCAGTCGGCCGCCCACGCCGGAGCGCGAGGGGAAAATCATCAGGAACGCGATCGCATTCTGCGGGCGCAAGCCGCTCCGTTCCGCCTCGATGACGGTCGCGCGTTCGTCGCGGTGTCCGTCGCCGACGAGATCGAGCTCGAGGATCGCTACATGGCGCTCATCGCCGAGCTCGCCGCTGCCGGCGTGATCGCGGCGGTCCTCGTGGCGATCGGCGGATGGATCGTCGCCGGGCAATCCACGGCTCCTGTAGAGCGAGCGATCGATCAAATGCGACGTTTCATGGCGGACGCGGCTCACGAGCTTCGCACGCCGCTCACCGTCGTGCGCAGTCGCGCCGAGGTCGCGCTCCAGCGCTCGCGCTCGGCGGACGATTACGCGGACGCGCTACGCGGCATCGAACGCGAGACGATTCGCCTCGGACGTATCGTCGAGGATCTGTTGACGCTGGCCCGCGCCGACGCCGGGCAACGGCCGATCGAGCGGGAGCGGGTTTTCCTGGACGACGCCGCTCTCGACGCGGCCGACGCGGCGCGCGTGATCGCAGAACGAAAGGGCGTCCGCCTCGAGGTTTCCGACTTCGAGGAGTCGCCGGTCGTCGGAGATGCTGCGCTGCTGCGACAGCTTGGGCTCATCCTGCTCGACAATGCAGTCAAGTTCACACCGCCCGGCGGAGTCGTTCGCATCGCGGTCCGCGTCGCCAACGGCGCGCCGACGATCGTGGTGTCGGATACCGGGGTAGGGATCGGTCCCGACGAGCTTCCGAGGATCTTCGAGCGATTCTATCGAGGCGACCCGTCGCGCACGCGGTCGGACGGAGGAACGACGGAAGGGGCAGGGCTCGGGCTATCGATCGCCAAGTGGATAGCGGAGGAGCACCGCGCGGAGATACTCGTCTTGTCGAGAATCGGGGTTGGGACAGAAATGAAGGTGGAGTTTCCGACGACGAACGGCGCTGGGGATCGCGGCCATTCGGCCGGTCGTCTCGAACCGGAGAGTACGGCTGCGCGCTCGAAATCGGACGTCTGA